One window of the Streptomyces asoensis genome contains the following:
- a CDS encoding RpiB/LacA/LacB family sugar-phosphate isomerase: MRISVSSDMDEPVARALVAELRGRGHDVVPHGALRPGDDPRWAVCSAAAAGDVADGTSEQAVVCCWTGTGASIAANKVPGVRAALCADAYTADGARRWNDANVLALSLRLTSEPLLKEILDAWFAAEAGGDAEDRRNVAHVDGLDADRARSGS; encoded by the coding sequence ATGCGGATCTCCGTTTCCTCGGACATGGACGAACCAGTGGCCCGCGCCCTCGTCGCGGAACTGCGCGGCCGAGGGCACGACGTGGTGCCGCACGGCGCGCTGCGGCCCGGCGACGACCCCCGATGGGCGGTGTGCTCGGCGGCGGCGGCCGGGGACGTGGCCGACGGGACCTCGGAGCAGGCGGTGGTGTGCTGCTGGACCGGCACCGGCGCGTCGATCGCCGCGAACAAGGTGCCCGGCGTCCGGGCCGCCCTGTGCGCCGACGCCTACACCGCCGACGGCGCCCGCCGCTGGAACGACGCCAACGTCCTCGCCCTCAGCCTCCGTCTGACGTCCGAGCCGCTGCTCAAGGAGATCCTCGACGCCTGGTTCGCCGCCGAGGCCGGCGGGGACGCCGAGGACCGGCGGAACGTGGCCCATGTCGACGGCCTCGACGCCGACCGGGCGCGCTCGGGTTCCTAG
- the dhaL gene encoding dihydroxyacetone kinase subunit DhaL, whose amino-acid sequence MLDADFFRRWMTATAASVDREADRLTALDSPIGDADHGSNLRRGFTAVNAALEKEAPETPGAVLVLAGRQLISTVGGASGPLYGTLLRRTGKALGDAAEVDEERLAEALRAGVDAVMQLGGAAPGDKTMIDALVPAVDALPDGFGAARAAAEQGAEATTPLQARKGRASYLGERSIGHQDPGATSAALLIAALADTGADAGGE is encoded by the coding sequence GTGCTCGACGCCGACTTCTTCCGCCGTTGGATGACCGCGACCGCCGCGTCCGTCGACCGCGAGGCGGACCGGCTCACGGCCCTCGACTCACCCATCGGGGACGCGGATCACGGCAGCAACCTCCGCCGTGGCTTCACCGCGGTGAACGCGGCGCTGGAGAAGGAGGCACCCGAGACGCCGGGCGCTGTCCTGGTGCTCGCGGGACGCCAGCTGATCTCGACGGTCGGCGGGGCCTCGGGGCCCCTGTACGGCACGCTGCTGCGCCGGACCGGGAAGGCACTCGGGGACGCCGCCGAGGTGGACGAGGAGCGGCTCGCCGAGGCGCTGCGTGCCGGGGTGGACGCGGTGATGCAGCTCGGCGGTGCCGCGCCCGGCGACAAGACCATGATCGACGCACTGGTGCCGGCCGTCGACGCCCTCCCCGACGGTTTCGGCGCCGCCCGGGCCGCCGCCGAGCAGGGCGCCGAGGCGACGACGCCGCTCCAGGCCCGCAAGGGCCGGGCCAGCTATCTCGGCGAGCGCAGCATCGGGCACCAGGATCCGGGCGCCACCTCGGCGGCACTGCTCATCGCCGCCCTCGCCGACACCGGCGCCGACGCGGGCGGGGAGTGA
- a CDS encoding glycosyl hydrolase 115 family protein → MTAAGLAPLLPAVLPTAAHAAAASGRPGFDLVRDGVAVDVFVDAADDPAVIRAAGDLQADVERVCGVRPGLRHTLAERSTALVLVGTLGASPVIDRLAAQGRLDVRRVKGRWEASVTQVVERPAPGVDRALVIAGSDRRGTVYGIYDTSERIGVSPWYWWADVPVEQRDTVTVPAGPFERREPSVRYRGVFINDEQNLTTWSQRTQETDKNIGPRTYQRLFELLLRLKANYLWPAMHPYSDFFNKYRENPELAERYGIVVGSSHPEALLRNGVHEWAPWAEEHRGADGGLPVYDYTVNPAVISDYWRARARENAAYESSWTIGMRGLHDTALETKHATTIPEKVVVMNDIIADQRRILAEEVGAAAQPQIFIPYKEVLDLYNAGVQVPDDVTLIWPDDNHGNMRQLPDDAERARSGGNGIYYHLSYWGRPRSYLWLDTTQLAKVWQELRRVYEHGVDRMWIFNVGDLKSIETGLSFSLDMAWDVDRWHADDVGAFLAEWYGRQFGLRHAQEIASIRTEYYRLAAERRPEFIDRNMFSVVHHGDEAGRRMAAYDRLLDRTVALGAELPAAYRDAYYELVQYPVHGAYLMNLKYYWADRNALAVRQGRGAGANVFADLAEAAHTQEAALTKRYNTEVAGGKWDGYINPYPSQIPKAPGRPAVTRVTRQETSGLGVASEGNEIGTQRPLAFSATTRDRRFVDVFNTGFLAVDWVAEAEHPWVRLSSAGGTLTEQTRVWVEIDWARTPEGTHDVTVAVTGGAQRFEVPLKVVNDGERARRRARGFVEANGYVSIDAVHTERRVARGRARWRTVRGLGRRTAAVEAVPSTAAPITSDFVAHAPELRYRVRFGSTGSFPVTVFRLPSLDERGARRLALALDDQPPTVLSGQSVATGNRGDAWARNVEEGIEKLTATVTVTEPGDHVLRVFMVDPGIAVDQIVVDTGGLPAAAYLAPPESYHPVFNPEPDTGTGLDAPSR, encoded by the coding sequence ATGACGGCCGCCGGGCTGGCCCCGCTGCTGCCCGCGGTGCTCCCGACGGCCGCGCATGCCGCGGCGGCGTCCGGCCGTCCCGGTTTCGACCTGGTACGGGACGGCGTCGCGGTCGACGTGTTCGTGGACGCCGCCGACGACCCCGCCGTGATCCGCGCGGCCGGCGACCTCCAGGCCGACGTGGAGCGGGTCTGCGGCGTACGGCCCGGATTACGGCACACCCTGGCGGAACGGTCCACGGCACTGGTCCTGGTAGGCACCCTCGGCGCGAGCCCCGTCATCGACCGGCTCGCGGCGCAGGGCCGGCTGGACGTCCGGCGGGTGAAGGGTCGCTGGGAGGCCTCCGTGACCCAGGTGGTGGAGCGCCCGGCGCCCGGCGTGGACCGCGCGCTGGTGATCGCGGGCAGCGACCGGCGCGGCACGGTCTACGGGATCTACGACACGTCGGAACGCATAGGCGTCTCACCCTGGTACTGGTGGGCCGACGTACCCGTGGAACAGCGTGACACCGTCACCGTGCCCGCGGGCCCCTTCGAACGGCGCGAACCGTCGGTCCGTTACCGGGGTGTCTTCATCAACGACGAGCAGAACCTGACCACTTGGTCGCAGCGCACGCAGGAGACGGACAAGAACATCGGCCCGAGGACGTACCAGCGTCTCTTCGAGCTGCTGCTGCGGCTGAAGGCCAACTACCTGTGGCCGGCCATGCACCCGTACTCCGACTTCTTCAACAAGTACCGGGAGAACCCCGAACTCGCCGAGCGCTACGGCATCGTCGTCGGCTCCAGCCACCCGGAGGCCCTGCTGCGCAACGGCGTGCACGAGTGGGCGCCGTGGGCCGAGGAGCACCGCGGCGCCGACGGCGGCCTGCCGGTGTACGACTACACGGTGAACCCCGCCGTCATCTCCGACTACTGGAGAGCCCGGGCCCGGGAGAACGCGGCGTACGAGAGCAGTTGGACCATCGGCATGCGCGGCCTGCACGACACCGCGCTGGAGACGAAGCACGCCACCACGATCCCGGAGAAGGTCGTGGTGATGAACGACATCATCGCCGACCAGCGCCGGATCCTGGCCGAGGAGGTCGGCGCGGCGGCGCAGCCGCAGATCTTCATCCCGTACAAGGAGGTCCTGGACCTGTACAACGCGGGCGTCCAGGTCCCGGACGACGTCACGCTGATCTGGCCGGACGACAACCACGGCAACATGCGCCAGCTGCCGGACGACGCGGAACGCGCCCGGTCCGGCGGCAACGGGATCTACTACCACCTCTCCTACTGGGGCCGTCCGCGCAGCTACCTGTGGCTGGACACCACGCAGCTCGCCAAGGTCTGGCAGGAGCTGCGCCGGGTGTACGAGCACGGCGTGGACCGGATGTGGATCTTCAACGTCGGCGACCTCAAGTCGATCGAGACCGGACTGTCCTTCTCCCTGGACATGGCCTGGGACGTGGACCGATGGCACGCCGACGACGTCGGGGCTTTCCTCGCGGAGTGGTACGGACGGCAGTTCGGGCTCCGGCACGCCCAGGAGATCGCCTCGATCCGCACCGAGTACTACCGGCTCGCGGCGGAGCGCCGCCCGGAGTTCATCGACCGGAACATGTTCTCCGTGGTTCACCACGGGGACGAGGCGGGACGCCGCATGGCCGCGTACGACCGTCTGCTGGACCGGACCGTGGCGCTGGGGGCGGAACTCCCCGCGGCGTACCGGGACGCCTACTACGAGCTCGTCCAATACCCCGTGCACGGGGCGTACTTGATGAACCTCAAGTACTACTGGGCGGACCGTAACGCTCTCGCGGTACGTCAGGGCCGTGGGGCCGGAGCCAACGTCTTCGCGGACCTCGCCGAAGCGGCGCACACCCAGGAGGCGGCGCTCACCAAGCGGTACAACACGGAGGTGGCGGGCGGGAAGTGGGACGGCTACATCAACCCGTACCCCTCGCAGATCCCCAAGGCGCCGGGTCGCCCTGCCGTCACCAGGGTCACCCGGCAGGAGACCTCGGGTCTGGGGGTCGCCTCCGAGGGGAACGAGATCGGCACGCAGCGGCCGCTGGCCTTCTCCGCCACCACCCGGGACCGGCGCTTCGTCGATGTCTTCAACACCGGTTTCCTCGCGGTCGACTGGGTCGCGGAGGCAGAACACCCCTGGGTCCGCCTGAGTTCGGCGGGCGGCACCCTCACCGAACAGACCCGGGTGTGGGTCGAGATCGACTGGGCGCGGACACCCGAGGGCACGCACGACGTCACGGTCGCCGTCACGGGTGGCGCGCAGCGTTTCGAGGTGCCCCTGAAGGTCGTCAACGACGGGGAGCGGGCGCGTCGGCGTGCCCGCGGGTTCGTCGAGGCCAACGGCTACGTCTCGATCGACGCCGTGCACACCGAGCGCCGGGTGGCGCGCGGCCGGGCCCGCTGGCGGACCGTGCGCGGGCTCGGACGCCGTACCGCCGCCGTGGAGGCGGTGCCGTCCACGGCGGCCCCGATCACCTCCGACTTCGTCGCCCACGCACCGGAGTTGAGGTACCGGGTGCGGTTCGGCAGCACTGGTTCCTTCCCCGTGACCGTCTTCCGGCTGCCCTCGCTCGACGAGCGCGGCGCGCGGCGGCTGGCGCTCGCCCTCGACGACCAGCCGCCCACCGTCCTGTCCGGGCAGTCCGTCGCCACCGGCAACCGCGGCGACGCCTGGGCGCGCAACGTGGAGGAGGGCATCGAGAAACTGACCGCGACCGTCACGGTCACCGAGCCCGGCGACCATGTCCTCCGGGTGTTCATGGTCGACCCGGGGATCGCCGTGGACCAGATCGTCGTCGACACCGGCGGACTGCCGGCCGCCGCCTATCTCGCACCCCCGGAGAGCTACCACCCGGTGTTCAACCCCGAGCCGGACACCGGGACGGGCCTGGACGCGCCGAGCCGGTAG
- a CDS encoding hemerythrin domain-containing protein — protein sequence MGHGGNVIDELVTDHREVEEFFGRIEALPPGAKDRKLYADQATMELVRHSVAEEAYLYPAVREHVPGGEALADKELADHARAEQIMKDLEGCEADDPEFDRLVGMLMREIRDHLADEEQNLFPRLRAVCPADTLDDLGDKVRKAKKTAPTRPHPTAPDKPPANKMLAPGVGMIDRMRDALTGRGKAG from the coding sequence ATGGGTCATGGTGGGAACGTGATCGACGAGCTGGTGACCGATCACCGCGAGGTCGAGGAGTTCTTCGGCCGGATCGAGGCGCTGCCGCCCGGCGCCAAGGACCGCAAGCTGTACGCGGACCAGGCCACGATGGAGCTGGTCCGGCATTCGGTGGCCGAGGAGGCGTATCTCTACCCGGCGGTGCGCGAGCACGTCCCCGGCGGCGAGGCCCTGGCCGACAAGGAACTCGCGGACCACGCGCGGGCCGAACAGATCATGAAGGACCTGGAGGGCTGCGAGGCGGACGATCCCGAGTTCGACCGGCTCGTCGGCATGCTGATGCGGGAGATCCGCGATCACCTGGCCGACGAGGAGCAGAACCTGTTCCCGAGGCTGCGCGCGGTGTGTCCGGCGGACACCCTCGACGACCTGGGCGACAAGGTCCGCAAGGCGAAGAAGACGGCCCCGACGCGTCCGCACCCGACCGCCCCGGACAAGCCCCCGGCCAACAAGATGCTGGCCCCGGGTGTCGGGATGATCGACCGCATGCGCGACGCGCTGACAGGCCGCGGCAAGGCCGGCTGA
- the dhaK gene encoding dihydroxyacetone kinase subunit DhaK, with product MKMLINVPETVVADALHGMAAAHPELTVDVENRVIVRRDAPVAGKVALVSGGGSGHEPLHGGFVGPGMLSAACPGEVFTSPVPDQMVRAAAAVDSGAGVLFIVKNYTGDVLNFDMAAELAEDEGIQIAKVLINDDVAVTDSLYTAGRRGTGATLFVEKIAGAAAEEGQPLERVEALARQVNENSRSFGVALTACTTPAKGSPTFDLPAGELELGVGIHGEPGRERRAMMTSGEIADFAIHAILDDMTPRNPVLLLVNGMGATPLLELYGFNAEVHRLLAQRGVVVARTLVGNYVTSLDMAGASVTLCQVDEELLRLWDAPVKTPGLRWGV from the coding sequence GTGAAGATGTTGATCAACGTTCCGGAGACCGTGGTCGCGGACGCGCTGCACGGAATGGCGGCCGCCCATCCCGAGCTGACCGTCGACGTCGAGAACCGGGTGATCGTGCGGCGGGACGCTCCGGTGGCCGGGAAGGTGGCGCTGGTGTCCGGCGGCGGCTCGGGGCACGAGCCGCTGCACGGTGGGTTCGTCGGGCCCGGAATGCTCTCGGCGGCCTGCCCGGGTGAGGTGTTCACCTCGCCGGTGCCGGATCAGATGGTGCGCGCCGCGGCGGCCGTGGACAGCGGGGCAGGTGTGCTGTTCATCGTCAAGAACTACACGGGCGATGTGCTCAACTTCGACATGGCGGCCGAGCTGGCCGAGGACGAGGGCATCCAGATCGCGAAGGTCCTGATCAACGACGACGTCGCCGTGACCGACAGTCTCTACACGGCCGGGCGGCGCGGCACGGGCGCGACGCTGTTCGTGGAGAAGATCGCGGGGGCGGCGGCCGAGGAAGGGCAGCCGCTGGAGCGGGTCGAGGCGCTCGCCCGGCAGGTCAACGAGAACTCCCGCAGCTTCGGCGTGGCGCTCACCGCGTGCACCACACCGGCCAAGGGCAGCCCGACCTTCGATCTGCCGGCCGGCGAGCTGGAGCTGGGCGTCGGCATCCACGGGGAGCCCGGCCGGGAGCGGCGGGCGATGATGACCTCCGGCGAGATCGCCGACTTCGCGATCCACGCGATCCTGGACGACATGACGCCCCGCAATCCCGTCCTCCTCCTGGTCAACGGCATGGGCGCGACACCCCTGCTGGAGCTGTACGGCTTCAACGCCGAGGTGCACCGCCTGCTGGCCCAGCGCGGGGTGGTGGTCGCCCGTACGCTCGTGGGCAACTACGTGACGTCCCTCGACATGGCCGGCGCCTCGGTGACCCTGTGCCAGGTGGACGAGGAGCTGCTGCGGCTGTGGGACGCGCCGGTGAAGACCCCCGGGCTGCGCTGGGGTGTGTGA
- a CDS encoding DUF6188 family protein, which yields MRCASSCSIAYQRRARLRRIISVSNSRIPRAASVFHHLLKVANRPLRGDLTVDPHTDYEAWHVVGPGGLPIVCTPGGKLATGRRSSCPADDDP from the coding sequence GTGAGGTGTGCTTCCAGCTGCTCTATTGCATATCAACGGAGAGCTCGCCTCCGCAGAATTATTAGCGTGAGTAATTCGCGCATTCCCCGCGCCGCCTCCGTCTTCCATCATCTGCTCAAGGTGGCGAACCGGCCACTTCGTGGAGATCTCACCGTCGATCCCCATACCGACTACGAGGCTTGGCACGTTGTCGGGCCCGGCGGCCTGCCAATCGTGTGTACGCCCGGAGGCAAGCTCGCCACTGGACGCCGTTCGTCTTGCCCCGCCGACGATGACCCCTGA
- a CDS encoding phosphoketolase family protein translates to MSVHPQATSARLTDDELRTLHAHWRAANYLSVGQIYLMANPLLSEPLRPEHVKPRLLGHWGTSPGLNLVYTHLNRVIRARDLHALCVWGPGHGGPAVVANSWLEGTYTETYPDVTRDAAGMDRLFRQFSFPGGIPSHVAPETPGSIHEGGELGYSLSHAYGAAFDNPDLLVACVIGDGESETGPLAASWHSNKFLDPVHDGAVLPILHLNGYKIANPTVPARIPEAELDELLRGYGHDPIHVTGDEPNAVHRAMAQAMDTALDRIAALQRAAREDGSGERPRWPVIVLRTPKGWTGPAHVDGLPVEGTWRAHQVPLSAVRDNPEHLRQLEAWLRSYRPEELFDAHGAPRLDVLAWIPEGTRRLGATPHANGGLLLRELPLPDLESHAVPVDKPGGTRHEPTAVLGGLLEDVMRSTAGRRDFRLVGPDETASNRLQAVYAASGKAWQAQTLQVDENLDRHGRVMEILSEHTCQGWLEGYLLTGRHGLFSCYEAFAHIVDSMVNQHIKWLRVTRKLPWRAPVASLNYLLTSHVWRQDHNGFSHQDPGFVDHILNKSPEVVRVYLPPDANTLLSVADHALRSRDYVNVIVAGKQPCFDWLGMDEARAHCARGAGVWDWAGTENGTREPDVVLACAGDVPTQEVLAAAQLLRRELPELAVRVVNVVDIARLLPSGEHPHGMGDFEYDGLFTADKPVVFAYHGYPWLIHRLAYRRTGHKHLHVRGYKEFGTTTTPFDMVVRNDLDRYRLVMDVIDRVPGLAVRAAAVRQRMEDVRLRHHDWIRAHGTDLPEVTDWIWDG, encoded by the coding sequence ATGTCCGTCCACCCGCAAGCGACATCCGCCCGGCTCACCGACGACGAGCTCAGGACCCTGCACGCCCACTGGCGCGCCGCGAACTACCTCTCCGTCGGCCAGATCTACCTCATGGCCAACCCGCTCCTCAGCGAGCCGCTGCGGCCCGAGCACGTGAAGCCGAGGCTGCTGGGCCACTGGGGGACCTCGCCGGGGCTGAACCTCGTGTACACCCACCTCAACCGCGTCATCCGCGCCCGTGACCTGCACGCCCTGTGCGTGTGGGGACCGGGCCACGGCGGTCCCGCGGTCGTCGCCAACTCCTGGCTGGAGGGCACCTACACCGAGACCTATCCGGACGTCACCCGCGACGCGGCCGGCATGGACCGGCTGTTCCGGCAGTTCTCCTTCCCGGGCGGCATCCCCAGCCATGTCGCCCCGGAGACGCCCGGCTCGATCCACGAGGGCGGCGAACTCGGCTACTCGCTCTCGCACGCCTACGGCGCCGCCTTCGACAACCCGGACCTCCTCGTCGCCTGCGTGATCGGCGACGGCGAGTCCGAGACGGGGCCACTGGCCGCCTCCTGGCACTCCAACAAGTTCCTCGACCCCGTCCACGACGGAGCGGTCCTGCCGATCCTGCACCTCAACGGATACAAGATCGCCAACCCCACGGTGCCGGCCCGGATCCCCGAAGCCGAGCTCGACGAGCTGCTGCGCGGCTACGGCCACGATCCGATCCATGTCACCGGCGACGAGCCGAACGCCGTCCACCGCGCGATGGCCCAGGCCATGGACACCGCCCTGGACCGCATCGCCGCCCTCCAGCGCGCCGCCCGCGAGGACGGCTCCGGCGAGCGCCCCCGCTGGCCGGTGATCGTGCTGCGCACCCCGAAGGGCTGGACCGGCCCCGCCCACGTCGACGGGCTGCCCGTCGAGGGCACCTGGCGCGCCCACCAGGTGCCGCTGTCCGCCGTCCGCGACAACCCAGAACACCTGCGCCAGCTGGAGGCCTGGCTGCGCTCCTACCGGCCCGAGGAACTCTTCGACGCCCATGGTGCCCCCCGCCTGGACGTCCTCGCCTGGATTCCCGAAGGCACCCGCCGCCTCGGCGCCACCCCGCACGCCAACGGCGGGCTGCTGCTTCGTGAACTCCCCCTGCCCGACCTGGAGTCGCACGCCGTCCCGGTCGACAAGCCGGGCGGCACCCGGCATGAACCCACCGCGGTGCTGGGCGGGTTGCTCGAGGACGTCATGCGCTCCACCGCCGGCCGGCGCGACTTCCGTCTGGTCGGCCCCGACGAGACCGCCTCCAACCGACTCCAGGCCGTCTACGCCGCCAGCGGCAAGGCCTGGCAGGCGCAGACCCTCCAGGTCGACGAGAACCTCGACCGGCACGGGCGGGTGATGGAGATCCTCTCGGAACACACCTGCCAGGGCTGGCTGGAGGGTTATCTGCTGACCGGGCGGCACGGCCTGTTCTCCTGCTACGAGGCGTTCGCGCACATCGTCGACTCGATGGTCAACCAGCACATCAAGTGGCTGCGCGTCACCCGGAAACTGCCTTGGCGCGCACCCGTCGCCTCTCTCAACTACCTGCTCACCTCGCACGTCTGGCGCCAGGACCACAACGGCTTCTCCCACCAGGACCCCGGCTTCGTCGACCACATCCTCAACAAGAGCCCCGAGGTCGTACGGGTCTATCTGCCGCCGGACGCCAACACACTGCTGTCGGTGGCCGACCATGCCCTGCGCAGCCGCGACTACGTCAATGTGATCGTGGCCGGGAAGCAGCCCTGTTTCGACTGGCTGGGCATGGACGAGGCCCGTGCCCACTGCGCCCGCGGCGCCGGCGTCTGGGACTGGGCCGGCACCGAGAACGGCACCCGCGAACCCGACGTGGTTCTCGCCTGCGCGGGCGACGTCCCCACCCAGGAGGTGCTGGCCGCCGCCCAGTTGCTGCGCCGCGAACTGCCGGAACTCGCCGTCCGGGTCGTGAACGTCGTCGATATCGCCCGGTTGCTGCCGAGCGGCGAACACCCGCACGGCATGGGCGACTTCGAGTACGACGGCTTGTTCACCGCCGACAAGCCGGTCGTCTTCGCCTACCACGGCTACCCGTGGCTGATCCACCGCCTCGCCTACCGCCGCACCGGCCACAAGCACCTGCATGTGCGCGGCTACAAGGAGTTCGGCACCACGACCACGCCGTTCGACATGGTCGTCCGCAACGACCTCGACCGCTACCGCCTCGTCATGGACGTCATCGACCGCGTCCCCGGCCTCGCCGTGCGCGCCGCGGCCGTACGGCAGCGGATGGAGGACGTGCGACTGCGCCACCACGACTGGATCCGCGCCCACGGCACCGACCTTCCCGAGGTCACCGACTGGATCTGGGACGGGTGA